One window of the Mycobacterium xenopi genome contains the following:
- the uvrC gene encoding excinuclease ABC subunit UvrC, with the protein MPDPATYRPAPGSIPVEPGVYRFRDQHGRVIYVGKAKSLRSRLTSYFADVASLHPRTRQMVTTAAKVEWTVVNTEVEALQLEYNWIKEFDPRFNVRYRDDKSYPVLAVTLNEEFPRLMVYRGPRKKGVRYFGPYSHAWAIRETLDLLTRVFPARTCSTGVFKRHKQIDRPCLLGYIDKCSAPCVGRVTAEQHRQIVDDFCDFLSGKTEKFARGLEQQMNAAAAQLDFERAARLRDDLSALKRALEKQAVVLGDGTDADVVAFADDELEAAVQVFHVRGGRVRGQRGWIVEKSGDPGDSGEAQLVEQFLTQFYGEQAELGGAADESTNPVPREVLVPCLPPNADELANWLSKLRGARVMLRVPRRGDKKALAETVQRNAKEALQQHKLKRAGDFTARSAALQNIQEALGLAEAPLRIECVDVSHVQGTDVVGSLVVFEDGLPRKSDYRHFAIREAAGQGRSDDVASIAEVTRRRFMRHLRDQQDPNMLAPEGRSRKFAYPPNLYVVDGGAPQVNAATAVLDELGITDVAVIGLAKRLEEVWVPSEPEPIIMPRNSEGLYLLQRVRDEAHRFAITYHRSKRSKRMTASALDAVPGLGEHRRKALVTHFGSLARLREATVEEITAVPGIGVATATAVLEALRSDTSTDRVPERASG; encoded by the coding sequence GTGCCTGATCCCGCCACCTATCGCCCCGCGCCCGGGTCCATCCCGGTCGAGCCGGGGGTGTACCGGTTCCGGGACCAGCACGGACGCGTCATCTATGTCGGCAAGGCCAAGAGCCTTCGCAGCCGGCTGACGTCCTATTTCGCCGACGTGGCCAGCCTGCACCCGCGCACCCGGCAAATGGTGACCACCGCCGCCAAGGTCGAGTGGACGGTGGTCAACACCGAAGTCGAGGCGCTACAACTGGAATACAACTGGATCAAGGAATTCGACCCGCGGTTCAACGTCCGCTACCGCGACGACAAGTCCTATCCGGTGCTGGCGGTCACCCTCAACGAGGAGTTCCCCCGGCTGATGGTCTACCGCGGACCCCGCAAGAAGGGGGTGCGCTATTTCGGGCCGTACTCGCACGCCTGGGCCATCCGCGAAACCCTGGACCTGCTCACCCGGGTGTTTCCGGCGCGCACCTGCTCGACCGGAGTATTCAAGCGGCACAAGCAAATCGACCGGCCGTGCCTGCTGGGCTACATCGACAAGTGCTCGGCGCCGTGTGTGGGACGGGTGACCGCCGAACAGCACCGGCAGATCGTCGACGATTTTTGCGACTTTCTGTCCGGCAAAACCGAGAAGTTCGCCCGCGGCCTCGAACAGCAGATGAATGCGGCCGCCGCGCAGCTCGATTTCGAACGGGCCGCCCGACTGCGTGACGACCTGTCGGCATTGAAGCGGGCACTTGAGAAGCAGGCGGTGGTACTCGGCGACGGCACCGACGCCGACGTCGTTGCCTTCGCTGACGACGAGCTGGAAGCCGCGGTCCAGGTCTTCCACGTTCGCGGCGGGCGAGTTCGCGGCCAGCGCGGGTGGATCGTCGAAAAGTCTGGTGACCCAGGCGATTCCGGTGAAGCACAGCTAGTTGAGCAGTTTCTCACCCAGTTCTACGGCGAGCAGGCCGAACTCGGTGGCGCAGCGGACGAATCCACCAACCCGGTGCCACGCGAGGTGCTGGTTCCGTGTCTGCCCCCTAACGCCGACGAGCTGGCCAACTGGCTCTCGAAGCTCCGCGGTGCCCGTGTCATGCTACGGGTGCCGCGGCGCGGCGACAAAAAGGCGTTAGCCGAAACCGTGCAGCGCAATGCCAAAGAGGCACTGCAGCAACATAAGCTGAAGCGCGCGGGTGACTTCACCGCCAGATCTGCTGCGCTGCAAAATATTCAGGAGGCTCTCGGCTTAGCCGAAGCGCCGCTGCGGATCGAGTGCGTCGACGTCAGCCATGTTCAGGGCACCGATGTGGTCGGCTCGCTGGTGGTGTTCGAAGACGGGTTGCCGCGCAAGTCCGACTACCGCCACTTCGCGATCCGGGAAGCCGCCGGCCAAGGGCGCTCCGACGACGTCGCCTCCATCGCGGAGGTGACCCGGCGGCGGTTCATGCGCCACCTGCGCGACCAGCAGGACCCCAATATGCTTGCGCCCGAAGGAAGATCGCGAAAGTTTGCCTATCCGCCGAACCTGTATGTCGTCGACGGCGGCGCCCCGCAGGTCAACGCCGCGACCGCGGTGCTCGACGAACTCGGGATCACCGACGTCGCGGTGATCGGTCTGGCCAAGCGGCTCGAAGAGGTGTGGGTGCCGTCTGAGCCCGAGCCGATCATCATGCCCCGCAACAGCGAGGGCCTCTACCTGTTGCAGCGGGTGCGCGACGAGGCGCATCGGTTCGCCATCACCTATCACCGCAGCAAACGCTCCAAGCGGATGACCGCGTCGGCTCTGGACGCCGTGCCGGGGCTGGGGGAGCACCGCCGTAAGGCATTGGTCACCCATTTCGGGTCGTTGGCCCGGCTTAGGGAGGCGACGGTCGAGGAGATCACCGCTGTTCCGGGCATCGGCGTCGCGACGGCGACCGCGGTGCTCGAGGCGCTGCGATCCGACACTTCGACCGACCGGGTCCCTGAACGGGCGTCGGGATGA
- a CDS encoding DUF3556 domain-containing protein, which yields MGLISPELPDVDHDAWPALPRPTRLQIVTRHWVEHGFGTPYAVYLLYLIKIALYVTVAATVIAITPGLDGLGHIAQWWTQPIVYQKFVIFTLLFEVLGLGCGSGPLTGRFWPPIGGFLYWLRPNTIRLPPWPGKIPLTAGDSRTLVDVALYAVVLVSGVWALLSPGHGGPVTSAGDVGLIDPVLVVPLIAALALLGLRDKTIFLAARAEHYWLKLFVFFFPFTDQIAAFKIIMLALWWGAATSKLNHHFPYVVAVMMSNNALLRSKAFGWFKRRLYRDPVNDLRPSRVPALLAHVGGTTAEFIVPGLLVFVADGQPWRWILIGFMVIFHLNIISNLPMGVPLEWNVFFIFSLFYLFGHYSAIDATDLQAPLLLAILIVALAVVPVVGNLLPERVSFLPAMRYYAGNWATSIWCFRTGAEEKLEASIVKSSPLVAKQLAKLYGAKTAEIMADKVAAFRAMHAHGRALNGLLPRAIPNEAEYTVREGEVVAGPLIGWNFGEGHLHNEQLLEAVQRRCQFQEGDVRVVILEGQPIQTQKQWYRIVDAKGGPIEEGYVRVEDMLSRQPWPEPGDKFPVYPTTQHTDTAPR from the coding sequence ATGGGATTGATCTCACCGGAGCTTCCGGACGTCGATCACGACGCCTGGCCCGCCCTGCCGCGGCCGACAAGGCTGCAGATCGTGACCCGCCACTGGGTGGAACACGGCTTCGGCACCCCGTACGCGGTCTACCTGCTGTACCTAATCAAGATCGCGCTGTACGTCACGGTGGCCGCGACGGTCATCGCGATCACTCCCGGCCTTGACGGGTTGGGTCACATCGCCCAGTGGTGGACCCAGCCGATCGTGTACCAGAAATTCGTGATCTTCACCCTGCTCTTCGAGGTGCTGGGGCTGGGCTGCGGATCCGGCCCACTCACCGGTCGGTTCTGGCCGCCGATCGGCGGATTCCTGTATTGGTTGCGGCCCAACACCATTCGGCTGCCACCCTGGCCGGGCAAGATTCCGCTTACGGCTGGCGACAGCCGCACGCTTGTCGACGTTGCCCTTTATGCCGTCGTGCTGGTTTCCGGAGTCTGGGCACTTTTGTCGCCAGGGCACGGTGGTCCCGTCACTAGTGCCGGTGACGTCGGGCTGATCGACCCGGTCTTGGTGGTGCCGCTTATCGCGGCGTTGGCCCTACTGGGGTTGCGCGACAAGACCATCTTCCTGGCCGCCCGCGCCGAGCACTACTGGCTGAAATTGTTCGTGTTCTTCTTCCCGTTCACAGACCAGATCGCGGCTTTCAAGATCATCATGCTGGCGCTGTGGTGGGGAGCTGCCACCTCCAAGCTCAACCACCATTTCCCGTACGTGGTGGCGGTCATGATGAGCAACAACGCATTGCTGCGCAGCAAGGCATTCGGGTGGTTCAAGCGCAGGCTTTACCGCGACCCCGTCAACGACCTGCGCCCCTCCCGGGTGCCAGCGCTTCTGGCGCACGTCGGCGGCACCACCGCGGAATTCATTGTGCCGGGGCTTCTGGTGTTCGTCGCCGACGGGCAGCCGTGGCGGTGGATACTGATCGGCTTCATGGTGATCTTCCACCTCAACATCATTTCCAACCTCCCCATGGGGGTTCCGTTGGAGTGGAACGTGTTTTTCATCTTCTCGCTCTTCTACCTGTTCGGCCATTACAGCGCCATCGACGCCACCGATCTGCAGGCACCGCTGTTGCTGGCCATCTTGATCGTCGCCCTCGCCGTCGTTCCTGTTGTGGGAAATCTGCTCCCCGAACGGGTTTCGTTTCTCCCTGCAATGCGGTACTACGCCGGGAACTGGGCCACCAGCATCTGGTGCTTCCGCACGGGCGCCGAGGAGAAGTTGGAAGCGAGCATCGTGAAAAGTTCACCACTGGTCGCCAAGCAGCTGGCAAAACTCTACGGCGCCAAGACCGCCGAGATCATGGCCGACAAAGTGGCGGCGTTTCGTGCCATGCACGCGCACGGTCGTGCGCTCAATGGACTGCTGCCGCGCGCAATCCCCAACGAGGCCGAATACACAGTGCGCGAGGGTGAAGTCGTCGCGGGGCCACTCATCGGGTGGAACTTCGGTGAAGGCCACCTGCACAACGAGCAACTGCTCGAGGCGGTGCAGCGGCGTTGTCAGTTCCAGGAGGGCGACGTCCGGGTGGTCATCCTGGAAGGCCAGCCGATCCAGACACAGAAGCAGTGGTATCGCATCGTGGATGCGAAGGGCGGTCCCATCGAAGAAGGCTATGTCAGGGTCGAGGACATGCTGAGCCGTCAGCCGTGGCCCGAACCCGGTGACAAGTTTCCTGTGTACCCCACGACGCAGCACACCGACACCGCCCCGCGATGA
- the yvcK gene encoding uridine diphosphate-N-acetylglucosamine-binding protein YvcK has protein sequence MNERIVALGGGHGLYATLSAARRLTPHVTAVVTVADDGGSSGRLRNELDVVPPGDLRMALAALASDSPHGRLWATILQHRFGGSGALAGHPIGNLLLAGLNEVLADPVAALDELGRILGVKGRVLPMCPIALQIEADVAGLEADPRMSRVIRGQVAIATTPGKVRRVRLLPANPPATRQAVDAIMAADLVVLGPGSWFTSVIPHVLVPGLAAALQATTARRALVLNLVAEPGETAGFSVERHLHVLAQHAPDFTVHEVIIDADRVPGEREREQLRRTAKLLDAQVQFVDVSRPGTPLHDPGKLAAVLDGVRVRGTEVDARPAATAPMPIESEGTGAKAPGRSGPRGDDAWR, from the coding sequence ATGAACGAACGCATAGTCGCCCTGGGCGGCGGACACGGTCTGTATGCGACGCTGTCGGCGGCGCGTCGGCTGACCCCGCACGTCACCGCGGTGGTGACCGTCGCCGACGACGGCGGCTCGTCCGGGCGACTGCGCAACGAACTCGACGTGGTGCCCCCGGGTGATCTTCGAATGGCATTGGCGGCGTTGGCATCTGACAGCCCGCACGGGCGGCTGTGGGCGACCATCCTGCAGCATCGGTTTGGCGGCAGCGGGGCATTGGCCGGGCACCCGATCGGCAACCTGCTGCTCGCCGGCCTCAACGAGGTGCTGGCCGATCCGGTCGCGGCGCTCGACGAACTGGGTCGCATCCTCGGCGTCAAGGGCCGGGTGTTGCCGATGTGCCCGATCGCGTTGCAAATCGAGGCCGACGTCGCCGGGTTGGAGGCCGACCCGCGGATGAGCCGGGTGATTCGCGGCCAGGTAGCGATCGCGACCACTCCGGGAAAAGTGCGCCGGGTGCGGTTGCTGCCCGCCAACCCGCCGGCCACCAGGCAGGCCGTCGACGCGATCATGGCCGCCGACCTCGTGGTGCTGGGCCCGGGATCGTGGTTCACCAGCGTCATTCCGCATGTGCTGGTGCCGGGACTGGCCGCGGCGCTGCAGGCCACCACGGCCAGGCGCGCGCTGGTGCTCAACCTGGTGGCCGAGCCGGGAGAGACCGCGGGTTTCTCAGTGGAACGTCATTTGCACGTGCTCGCGCAGCATGCGCCGGACTTCACCGTGCATGAGGTCATCATCGACGCCGACCGGGTACCCGGTGAGCGCGAACGCGAGCAGCTGCGCCGCACTGCGAAGCTGCTCGACGCACAGGTCCAATTCGTCGATGTCTCCAGACCTGGTACACCTTTACATGATCCGGGCAAGCTGGCCGCGGTGCTGGACGGGGTGCGGGTGCGCGGCACCGAGGTTGACGCACGCCCGGCAGCCACCGCACCGATGCCAATTGAAAGTGAAGGGACCGGCGCAAAGGCACCGGGTCGTAGCGGACCGAGAGGTGACGACGCGTGGCGATGA
- the ribH gene encoding 6,7-dimethyl-8-ribityllumazine synthase codes for MSPAAGMPELPALDASGLKLAIVASTWHTEICDALLTGARKTAAEWGIDDPTVVRVLGAIEIPVVAQELARSHDAVVALGVVIRGETPHFDYVCDAVTQGLTRVSLDASTPVANGVLTTNTEEQARDRAGLPTSTEDKGAQATAAALNTALTLRELRTRS; via the coding sequence ATGAGCCCAGCCGCCGGTATGCCCGAGCTGCCGGCGCTCGACGCGTCCGGTTTGAAACTGGCAATCGTCGCCAGCACCTGGCACACCGAAATCTGTGATGCGCTGTTGACTGGCGCCCGGAAAACGGCGGCCGAATGGGGGATCGACGATCCGACGGTGGTTCGGGTGCTCGGGGCGATCGAGATCCCGGTCGTAGCACAGGAGCTGGCCCGCAGCCACGACGCGGTCGTCGCCCTCGGCGTGGTAATCCGCGGGGAGACACCGCATTTCGACTATGTCTGCGATGCGGTGACCCAGGGTCTGACCCGAGTCTCTCTGGACGCGTCGACGCCGGTGGCCAATGGCGTGCTGACCACCAACACCGAGGAACAGGCGCGTGACCGGGCGGGCTTGCCCACATCGACCGAGGACAAGGGTGCGCAGGCGACCGCCGCCGCGTTGAACACCGCGCTGACGCTGCGCGAGCTACGCACACGGTCGTGA
- a CDS encoding HNH endonuclease signature motif containing protein translates to MSALDPGDLVEAIGSSHRLESMLVARRLAAVAALLCHRLAAAQNVNAERGYAAIDGFDQATAEIAAAMNLSPTAASYMVSYAQALDVRLPKIAALLAEGRTDWRTVRLIISRTDLVTDGDLIAKLDESLSARIVKWHGWSKQRIVNAVDAAVRVMDPDAARERRVAAEQDRHISVTAQDNGMAEVHGTVAAAAAAAFDRRLSQLAKQVCPADPRTLDQRRADALAALTEGRRLACCCGKSGCPNKTANTEGRDMGGAQVVVNVVASEQTVYGDSAQPGYLEGYGVIDAEQVRELAAAASVRLADFRVTPTEAVRYQPSAALERAIRCRDLTCRFPGCSRPAMVCDIDHTIPFNHSDPKAGGLTVPSNLKCLCRQHHRLKTFGGWRDAQLADGTVVWTSPTGRIYRTAPAGAELFPQWRTPACATPTPSRRSRAKQRAGRIARARRHNRLQRPINKERRHLAEARKDEIAARKFRNHMRDMLFLFKGKPSTSPFCPWVNDPREPEELPPDWQPPPLQPLPDDPPF, encoded by the coding sequence ATGTCCGCGCTGGATCCGGGGGATCTGGTGGAGGCGATCGGGTCCTCACACCGGTTGGAGTCGATGCTGGTGGCGCGGCGGCTCGCGGCGGTCGCGGCCCTGCTGTGCCACCGGCTCGCTGCGGCCCAGAACGTGAACGCCGAGCGCGGCTATGCGGCGATCGACGGGTTCGACCAGGCCACTGCTGAGATCGCGGCCGCGATGAACCTTTCGCCCACGGCTGCGAGTTACATGGTGTCGTACGCCCAAGCACTCGATGTCCGGTTACCTAAGATTGCAGCTCTGCTAGCCGAAGGAAGAACCGACTGGCGCACGGTGCGGTTGATCATCAGCCGGACGGATCTGGTCACCGACGGCGATTTGATTGCCAAGCTCGACGAGTCGTTGTCCGCGCGAATCGTCAAGTGGCACGGCTGGTCGAAGCAACGAATCGTCAACGCCGTCGACGCCGCGGTGCGTGTCATGGACCCGGACGCAGCTCGTGAGCGCCGGGTTGCCGCCGAGCAAGACCGCCATATCAGCGTAACGGCGCAGGACAACGGGATGGCCGAAGTGCATGGCACCGTTGCCGCTGCCGCCGCCGCAGCTTTCGACCGGCGGTTGTCGCAACTTGCCAAGCAGGTGTGTCCGGCCGATCCACGAACGCTGGATCAGCGCCGAGCTGACGCGCTCGCCGCGCTCACGGAAGGACGTCGCCTGGCGTGCTGCTGCGGAAAATCAGGCTGCCCCAACAAAACCGCGAACACCGAAGGTCGCGATATGGGTGGTGCACAAGTCGTCGTGAATGTGGTGGCGAGCGAGCAAACGGTCTACGGCGACAGCGCCCAGCCCGGCTACCTCGAGGGCTACGGTGTCATCGATGCCGAGCAGGTGCGCGAGCTCGCGGCGGCTGCGTCGGTTCGGCTGGCTGATTTTAGGGTGACGCCAACAGAGGCGGTGCGCTATCAACCGTCGGCTGCGCTCGAGCGCGCGATCCGCTGTCGGGATTTGACGTGCCGGTTTCCGGGATGCAGCCGTCCGGCGATGGTCTGTGATATTGACCATACGATTCCGTTCAACCACAGTGACCCGAAAGCCGGTGGCTTAACTGTGCCGTCGAATTTGAAATGCCTTTGCCGCCAACATCATAGACTCAAGACCTTCGGCGGCTGGCGCGATGCTCAGTTGGCTGACGGCACTGTTGTGTGGACGTCGCCGACCGGACGAATCTATCGCACCGCTCCGGCAGGTGCTGAGTTGTTCCCGCAATGGCGCACTCCGGCATGTGCGACGCCCACACCGAGCCGCCGCAGCCGCGCGAAGCAACGTGCTGGTCGAATTGCACGTGCCCGCAGGCACAATCGATTGCAACGGCCTATCAACAAAGAGCGTCGCCACCTCGCCGAAGCCCGCAAAGACGAAATCGCAGCGCGCAAGTTCCGGAACCACATGCGGGACATGCTGTTTTTGTTCAAGGGCAAACCCAGCACCAGCCCGTTCTGCCCCTGGGTGAACGATCCACGAGAACCGGAGGAACTACCGCCGGATTGGCAGCCGCCACCGCTGCAACCCTTGCCCGACGACCCGCCGTTCTGA
- a CDS encoding phytoene desaturase family protein encodes MTTGVVVGAGPNGLAAAIQLARNGVDVQVLEARDTIGGGARSSELTVPGVIHDHCSAFHPMAVGSPFWRQVDLERHGLVWLWPEIDCAHPLDDGTAGALYRSLDQTVAGLGSDGKRWRRALGDLADGFDELAQDLLRPIVGIPRHPLRLAGFGPRAVLPATLMARWFRTEKARALFGGAAAHVYTRLDRPLTASLGLMILASGHRYGWPVAQGGSGSITAAAATVLGEHGGVITTDVTVATRSDIPDADIVMLDLSPAAVLSIYGDVMPARIRRSYQRYREGSSAFKVDFAIHGDIPWTNPDCRRAGTVHLGGTFAEIAETERARAQGQMPERPFVLVGQQYLADPTRSQGTINPIWAYAHVPFGYAGDATAAVIDQIERFAPGFRDRIVATVSMSTAELQAYNPNFVGGDIIGGANDRLQVLFRPRVAVDPYFTGVPGVYLCSQSTPPGAGVHGLCGYHAAESALRRMREA; translated from the coding sequence ATGACGACCGGGGTCGTCGTCGGGGCCGGACCCAACGGTCTGGCCGCAGCAATCCAGTTGGCCCGCAACGGCGTTGACGTACAGGTGCTGGAGGCGCGCGACACCATCGGCGGGGGAGCGCGCTCGAGCGAGCTCACAGTGCCAGGTGTAATCCACGACCACTGCTCGGCGTTTCACCCGATGGCGGTGGGTTCACCGTTCTGGAGGCAGGTCGACCTGGAACGCCACGGACTGGTCTGGCTCTGGCCGGAGATCGACTGCGCGCACCCACTCGACGACGGCACTGCCGGGGCGTTGTACCGGTCGCTGGATCAGACCGTCGCGGGCCTGGGCTCCGACGGGAAGAGGTGGCGACGCGCGCTGGGTGACCTGGCCGACGGCTTCGACGAGCTCGCACAGGACCTGTTGCGACCGATTGTGGGTATTCCGCGCCACCCGCTTCGGCTGGCCGGTTTCGGTCCACGCGCCGTGTTGCCGGCCACGTTGATGGCCCGGTGGTTCCGCACCGAAAAAGCCCGCGCACTGTTCGGTGGCGCGGCCGCCCACGTATACACCCGGCTCGACCGGCCACTGACCGCGTCACTCGGATTGATGATTCTGGCCAGCGGCCACCGTTACGGCTGGCCCGTCGCACAGGGCGGATCGGGGTCCATCACCGCGGCCGCGGCCACCGTGCTGGGCGAGCACGGCGGCGTCATCACCACCGACGTCACCGTCGCCACCCGCTCCGACATCCCCGACGCGGACATCGTGATGCTCGATCTCAGCCCTGCAGCCGTCCTGTCGATCTACGGCGATGTCATGCCCGCCCGCATCAGGCGCTCCTACCAGCGTTATCGCGAAGGCTCCTCGGCGTTCAAGGTCGACTTCGCGATCCACGGCGACATCCCGTGGACCAATCCTGACTGCCGGCGGGCGGGCACAGTTCATCTGGGCGGAACGTTCGCCGAGATCGCGGAGACTGAACGCGCACGTGCCCAAGGCCAAATGCCGGAGCGGCCATTTGTGCTCGTCGGACAGCAGTATTTGGCCGACCCGACGCGGTCCCAGGGCACCATCAACCCGATCTGGGCCTACGCTCACGTGCCGTTCGGCTACGCCGGCGACGCCACCGCGGCCGTCATCGACCAGATCGAGCGGTTCGCGCCGGGATTCCGCGACCGTATTGTCGCGACGGTCAGCATGTCCACCGCGGAATTGCAGGCCTATAACCCCAATTTCGTCGGCGGCGACATCATCGGCGGCGCCAACGACCGGTTGCAGGTGCTTTTCCGGCCACGGGTAGCGGTCGATCCCTACTTCACCGGAGTGCCCGGTGTCTACCTGTGCTCGCAATCCACCCCACCGGGCGCCGGCGTGCACGGGCTTTGCGGCTATCACGCCGCCGAATCGGCGCTGCGCCGGATGCGCGAAGCCTGA
- the rapZ gene encoding RNase adapter RapZ codes for MTGDNADGAPQSGIDVVLVTGLSGAGRGTAAKVLEDLGWYVADNLPPQLITRMVDFGLAAGSRITQLAVVMDVRSRGFTGDLDWVRNDLATRNITPRVLFMEASDDMLVRRYEQNRRSHPLQGEQTLAEGIAAEREMLAPVRATADLIIDTSTLSVRGLRESIERAFGGEAVAHSNVTVESFGFKYGLPMDADMVMDVRFLPNPHWVDDLRPHSGQHPAVRDYVLGQSGAAEFLDTYHRLLSLVVEGYRREGKRYMTVAIGCTGGKHRSVVIAEALARRLEPDTQLSVRVLHRDLGRE; via the coding sequence ATGACCGGCGACAACGCAGACGGCGCGCCCCAATCCGGCATCGACGTCGTCCTGGTGACCGGTCTCTCCGGCGCGGGGCGGGGCACCGCAGCCAAGGTGCTCGAGGACCTCGGTTGGTATGTCGCCGACAACCTGCCCCCGCAGCTGATCACCCGCATGGTCGACTTCGGGCTGGCCGCCGGGTCGCGGATCACCCAGTTGGCGGTGGTGATGGATGTGCGTTCGCGCGGGTTCACCGGCGACCTGGACTGGGTACGCAACGACTTGGCCACCCGCAACATCACGCCGCGGGTGCTGTTTATGGAAGCGTCGGACGACATGTTGGTGCGCCGTTACGAGCAGAACCGGCGCAGCCACCCGCTGCAAGGGGAACAGACACTGGCCGAAGGCATTGCCGCCGAGCGGGAGATGCTGGCGCCCGTGCGCGCGACCGCCGATTTGATCATCGACACGTCCACACTATCGGTGCGAGGTTTGCGGGAAAGCATCGAACGGGCATTCGGTGGCGAGGCCGTCGCGCACAGCAACGTCACCGTGGAGTCGTTCGGTTTCAAATATGGCCTGCCGATGGACGCCGACATGGTGATGGACGTGCGCTTCCTGCCCAATCCGCACTGGGTCGACGACCTGCGCCCGCACAGCGGCCAACATCCGGCGGTGCGTGACTACGTGTTGGGCCAGAGCGGCGCGGCAGAGTTTCTGGACACCTACCATCGGTTGCTGTCCCTGGTTGTCGAGGGCTACCGGCGAGAGGGGAAGCGCTACATGACCGTCGCCATCGGCTGCACCGGCGGCAAGCACCGCAGCGTGGTCATCGCAGAAGCGTTGGCGCGTCGGCTAGAACCCGATACCCAACTGTCGGTGCGGGTGCTGCATCGGGATCTGGGCCGCGAATGA
- the whiA gene encoding DNA-binding protein WhiA translates to MTAEVKDELSRLVVNSVSARRAEVTSLLRFAGGLHIVGGRVVIEAEVDLGSIARRLRKDIFELYGYNAVVHVLSASGIRKQTRYVLRVTNEGEALARQTGLLDQRGRPVRGLPAQVVGGSIADAEAAWRGAFLAHGSLTEPGRSSSLEVSCPGPEAALALVGAARRLGVSAKAREVRGADRVVVRDGDAIGALLTRMGAQDTRLIWEERRMRREVRATANRLANFDDANLRRSARAAVAAAARVERALEILGDSVPDHLAAAGKLRIEHRQASLEELGRLADPPMTKDAVAGRIRRLLSMADRRAKQEGIPDTESAVTPDLLEDA, encoded by the coding sequence ATGACGGCCGAAGTCAAAGACGAACTGAGCCGCTTGGTCGTGAATTCGGTAAGTGCGCGGCGCGCCGAAGTCACGTCGCTGCTGCGGTTCGCCGGGGGACTGCACATCGTGGGCGGCCGGGTAGTCATTGAGGCCGAAGTGGATTTGGGCAGCATCGCGCGGCGGCTCCGCAAGGACATCTTCGAGCTGTACGGTTACAACGCCGTCGTACATGTGTTGTCGGCCAGCGGTATTCGCAAGCAAACCCGGTATGTGCTGAGGGTGACCAACGAGGGCGAGGCACTGGCACGTCAAACCGGCCTGCTCGACCAGCGTGGACGCCCGGTGCGCGGCCTGCCGGCCCAAGTGGTGGGTGGCAGCATCGCCGACGCCGAAGCCGCTTGGCGGGGAGCCTTTTTGGCGCACGGGTCGCTGACCGAGCCGGGACGCTCTTCGTCGCTCGAGGTCAGCTGCCCGGGCCCTGAGGCCGCCCTAGCCCTAGTCGGCGCGGCGCGTCGACTAGGCGTGAGCGCAAAGGCCCGCGAGGTCCGTGGCGCCGACCGGGTGGTGGTGCGTGACGGCGACGCAATCGGCGCCTTGCTAACCCGGATGGGGGCCCAAGACACCCGGCTGATATGGGAAGAGCGCCGGATGCGGCGCGAAGTCCGGGCGACCGCCAACCGGCTGGCCAATTTCGACGACGCCAACCTGCGCCGCTCGGCTCGGGCCGCGGTGGCGGCGGCGGCCCGAGTGGAGCGGGCACTGGAGATCCTCGGCGACAGCGTGCCCGACCACCTGGCCGCGGCAGGCAAGCTGCGCATCGAGCACCGGCAGGCCTCCCTGGAAGAGCTAGGCCGACTAGCAGATCCACCTATGACCAAAGACGCTGTGGCAGGGCGTATTCGGCGACTGTTGTCGATGGCCGATCGCAGAGCGAAGCAGGAGGGCATTCCGGACACCGAATCAGCGGTGACCCCGGACCTGTTGGAGGATGCCTGA
- a CDS encoding PH domain-containing protein — protein MSPTPEWDVEVRPHLTPYFAYAAAALIAAAHIGVGLLLKVKSTGVVFRTADQVAIAVLGLVIAAGVLLFARPRLRVGAAGLSVRNLLGDRLIPWSQVVGVSFPSGARWARIDLPGDEYIPVMAIQAIDKERAVAAMDTVRSLLERYRPPREQT, from the coding sequence GTGAGCCCCACACCGGAGTGGGACGTGGAAGTGCGCCCGCACCTGACGCCGTACTTCGCCTACGCCGCGGCGGCGCTGATCGCCGCCGCGCACATCGGAGTGGGCCTGCTGCTCAAAGTCAAGTCCACCGGTGTGGTGTTCCGCACCGCCGACCAGGTGGCGATCGCCGTGCTCGGCCTCGTCATCGCCGCCGGGGTGCTGCTGTTCGCGCGGCCGCGGCTGCGCGTCGGCGCCGCGGGGTTGTCGGTGCGCAATTTGCTGGGCGACCGGTTGATCCCGTGGTCGCAGGTGGTCGGCGTGTCGTTTCCCTCCGGCGCCCGCTGGGCGCGCATCGACCTGCCCGGCGACGAGTACATCCCGGTGATGGCCATCCAGGCCATCGACAAGGAGCGGGCCGTGGCCGCTATGGATACCGTGCGCTCGCTGCTGGAGCGCTACCGCCCCCCGCGCGAGCAGACGTAG